One stretch of Filifactor alocis ATCC 35896 DNA includes these proteins:
- the radA gene encoding DNA repair protein RadA, whose translation MSKIKRVYICKECGNQTTSWYGICPNCHSYASLEEKEVKASELKKSKRTGKDSPSSLSMPLSKVEFQDERRFSTTIEELDRVLGGGIVKGSLVLVGGEPGIGKSTLLLQVAHHISRQKKVLYFSGEESTQQIKLRAERLFDEDCDMYLCNSNELEQLESEIESYHPDFVIVDSIQTIFSSELDSIQGSVSQVKEVTARLMELAKKKQISIFLVGHVTKEGYIAGPKVLEHLVDTVIYFEGERYHSYRMIRAVKNRFGSTNELGMFEMTNKGLVQILNPSAMLLSEKPQGESGSVIVATMEGSRPILVEVQALVSASNFSVPRRTATGVDFNRVNMLLAVLEKKVGLKLQNQDVYINLTGGFQNNEPSIDLGIVLAVASSYKGTPMGEDTVVFGEVGLTGEIRSVQNAGKRVAEAKKLGFQKVILPKNNLKESMTDGIELVGIRHVFELFRKTK comes from the coding sequence ATGAGCAAAATAAAAAGAGTATATATTTGTAAAGAATGTGGGAATCAAACGACATCTTGGTATGGAATTTGTCCCAATTGTCATTCTTATGCATCCTTGGAGGAAAAAGAAGTAAAGGCAAGTGAACTTAAGAAAAGCAAGAGAACAGGTAAAGATTCCCCTTCTTCTTTATCAATGCCATTATCTAAGGTGGAGTTTCAAGATGAAAGGAGATTTTCTACCACAATAGAAGAATTGGACAGAGTGTTAGGAGGAGGAATTGTAAAAGGTTCATTGGTTTTGGTTGGAGGAGAGCCTGGAATCGGAAAGTCAACGTTGTTGTTGCAGGTAGCACATCATATCAGTAGACAAAAGAAAGTATTGTATTTTTCGGGTGAAGAGTCTACACAACAAATCAAACTTCGTGCAGAGCGACTTTTTGATGAAGACTGTGATATGTATTTATGTAACAGTAATGAATTGGAACAATTGGAATCAGAGATAGAATCCTATCATCCCGACTTTGTTATTGTAGATTCGATTCAAACCATTTTCTCCAGTGAGTTAGATTCTATTCAAGGCTCTGTTTCTCAAGTAAAAGAAGTAACAGCTCGTTTGATGGAACTTGCAAAGAAAAAGCAAATCAGTATTTTTTTAGTAGGGCATGTTACGAAAGAGGGATATATTGCAGGACCCAAGGTATTAGAGCATTTGGTGGATACGGTTATTTATTTTGAAGGCGAACGATATCATTCCTATCGTATGATTCGTGCAGTCAAAAATCGTTTCGGCTCGACCAATGAACTTGGGATGTTTGAGATGACAAACAAAGGATTGGTACAGATATTAAATCCGTCTGCAATGTTATTGAGTGAAAAACCACAGGGAGAATCAGGGTCTGTGATTGTAGCAACAATGGAGGGGAGTAGACCTATTTTGGTGGAAGTACAGGCATTGGTATCTGCAAGCAACTTCTCTGTTCCAAGAAGAACAGCAACAGGAGTTGATTTTAACAGAGTAAATATGTTACTTGCTGTTCTTGAGAAAAAGGTTGGGTTGAAACTTCAGAATCAAGATGTTTATATCAATCTGACCGGAGGATTTCAAAACAATGAACCGTCCATTGATTTGGGAATTGTTTTGGCAGTAGCATCTTCCTATAAAGGAACTCCGATGGGAGAAGATACCGTTGTGTTTGGAGAAGTGGGTTTGACCGGAGAAATCAGAAGCGTTCAGAATGCAGGTAAGCGGGTTGCTGAGGCGAAAAAACTGGGATTTCAAAAAGTAATTCTTCCAAAAAACAACTTGAAAGAAAGTATGACAGATGGAATTGAGTTAGTTGGAATCAGGCATGTTTTTGAACTATTTCGAAAAACAAAATAA
- a CDS encoding epoxyqueuosine reductase QueH: MQEKKIQIIKQTTVPKINYQIELDKIIREIEQTEKIPTLLLHSCCGPCSSYVLEYLSKYFEITVFYYNPNIYPSQEYWYRVEEQKKIIELTDAKNPIRMIEGKYEVEKFYKMAEGMEHLPEGGERCHKCYEMRLSEAAKLASSNHFDYFTTTLTISPHKNSQVLNRIAQKVGQEYGVTPLPSDFKKKGGYKRSCEITEQYGMYRQDYCGCEFSMERLKKKESEESKKTDE; encoded by the coding sequence TTGCAGGAAAAAAAGATACAAATAATAAAGCAAACAACTGTTCCAAAGATAAATTATCAAATTGAATTGGACAAAATTATTCGAGAGATAGAACAAACAGAAAAAATTCCGACACTTCTGTTGCATAGCTGTTGCGGTCCTTGTAGCAGTTATGTGTTGGAGTATCTTTCAAAGTATTTTGAGATTACAGTATTTTATTACAATCCGAATATTTATCCTTCTCAAGAGTACTGGTATCGAGTGGAAGAACAGAAAAAAATCATTGAGTTAACAGATGCAAAGAATCCGATTCGTATGATAGAAGGAAAATATGAGGTTGAGAAATTTTATAAAATGGCAGAGGGAATGGAACATCTTCCGGAAGGTGGAGAGCGTTGTCATAAGTGTTATGAGATGAGGTTGAGTGAGGCGGCAAAACTTGCAAGCTCCAATCATTTTGATTATTTTACAACAACTTTGACCATCAGCCCACACAAAAATTCTCAAGTTTTGAATCGAATTGCACAAAAAGTAGGACAAGAATACGGAGTAACACCTCTTCCGTCAGATTTCAAAAAGAAAGGCGGATACAAAAGGTCATGTGAGATTACGGAACAGTACGGAATGTATCGTCAAGATTATTGCGGTTGCGAATTTTCGATGGAACGATTAAAGAAAAAAGAATCTGAAGAAAGCAAAAAAACCGATGAATAA
- the murJ gene encoding murein biosynthesis integral membrane protein MurJ, which produces MTNLSSWAFIMALFTLLSKALGFFREGFMAWKFGASSFTDAFIISWNIPLVIFGGVATSILTCYVPMYNRVKQQGKEQVDRFNSNLISIVFLVSVLIIVFFTIFDEKIITTFFIRKEKVETVQYALKFTKIMIWSMLFLGISFILQGYVQVHEKFTIVGLMGIPLNLFIIFGIFLATEQHYYFLALGVLIGYVFYVPYFGLPAYRSGFRYYPMLDFRDENVRKILILIIPVFLGRMVFDINLMVDRYLGSGLATGTVTCLNNAYKLNLLVNSVIVTSVGTTIFPRLAKLTKEGDMTAVKRTLHTSLGSMSIFLVPIALAMVVLANPIVSVAFGRGEFTPEKVTITAQAMQFYCISVISLGWRQIMEKVFYAMEDTKTPMVNSVISIVVNIVLNLILIRFMQHRGLALATTVSSILTALLFFVNLQKKIGNFGGRKLFDSFCKTGIAALVMAFVMKLMFAFSGLVIQSVVINLMVTSVVGMVVYYVMLQTLHVHELTVAVGMIQRRLKK; this is translated from the coding sequence ATGACAAATTTATCGTCATGGGCATTTATTATGGCGTTGTTTACATTATTATCAAAGGCACTTGGATTTTTTCGTGAAGGTTTTATGGCTTGGAAATTCGGAGCAAGCTCATTCACAGATGCATTCATCATTTCGTGGAATATTCCTCTGGTTATTTTTGGTGGGGTAGCGACCTCTATTTTGACCTGCTATGTTCCTATGTACAATCGAGTAAAACAACAAGGAAAAGAGCAAGTAGATCGATTTAACAGTAATCTAATCAGTATTGTATTTTTGGTATCTGTATTAATTATTGTATTTTTTACGATATTCGATGAAAAAATCATTACCACTTTTTTTATTCGAAAAGAAAAAGTTGAGACAGTGCAGTATGCTTTGAAATTTACAAAGATTATGATTTGGTCCATGTTATTTTTAGGGATATCCTTTATTTTGCAGGGATATGTTCAAGTGCATGAAAAATTTACCATTGTCGGGTTGATGGGGATTCCGCTCAATTTGTTTATTATTTTTGGAATTTTTTTGGCAACAGAACAACATTATTATTTTCTGGCATTGGGCGTTTTGATAGGATATGTGTTTTATGTTCCGTATTTTGGTCTTCCTGCATACAGGAGTGGGTTTCGATATTATCCGATGTTGGATTTTCGAGATGAAAATGTACGAAAAATTTTGATATTGATTATTCCGGTTTTTTTGGGAAGAATGGTTTTTGATATCAATTTAATGGTGGACAGATATCTCGGTTCCGGATTGGCGACAGGAACAGTTACTTGTTTGAACAATGCTTACAAACTCAATTTGTTAGTCAATAGTGTAATTGTAACATCCGTTGGTACGACTATTTTTCCAAGGTTGGCAAAATTAACCAAAGAGGGAGATATGACTGCGGTGAAGAGAACATTGCATACCAGTTTGGGAAGTATGTCCATTTTTTTGGTTCCGATTGCTTTAGCTATGGTAGTGTTGGCAAATCCGATTGTATCAGTTGCCTTTGGTAGAGGGGAATTTACCCCTGAGAAAGTAACGATTACTGCTCAAGCGATGCAATTTTATTGTATCAGTGTTATCTCTTTGGGATGGAGACAAATTATGGAAAAGGTATTTTATGCGATGGAAGATACCAAGACTCCAATGGTTAATTCTGTAATCTCCATTGTAGTAAATATTGTTTTGAACCTTATTTTGATTCGTTTTATGCAACACAGAGGTTTGGCTCTTGCAACGACAGTGTCTTCCATTTTGACAGCATTGCTATTTTTTGTGAACCTACAGAAAAAAATCGGAAACTTTGGTGGAAGAAAGTTGTTTGATTCTTTCTGTAAAACAGGAATAGCTGCACTTGTTATGGCATTTGTGATGAAATTGATGTTTGCGTTCTCAGGTTTGGTGATTCAATCTGTAGTAATAAATTTGATGGTCACAAGTGTAGTAGGAATGGTAGTATATTATGTTATGCTCCAAACATTACATGTCCATGAATTGACTGTAGCAGTGGGAATGATTCAAAGACGATTGAAAAAATAG
- a CDS encoding sodium ion-translocating decarboxylase subunit beta, producing MDFLYQGILSITLQQLVMYGIGFLLIYLAIKKDFEPALLLPMGFGAILVNLPFTGVINQNINGIGQVTGIIEWLFHIGIESSEALPLLLFIGIGAMIDFGPLLSNPKMLLFGAAAQFGIFFALSLSTLMGFDLKDAASIGIIGAADGPTSILVSQILHSKYVGAIAVAAYSYMALVPIVQPFAIKLVTTKKERRIPMKYNPKQVSRQTKILFPIVVTIVAGMVAPMSVSLVGFLMFGNLIRESGVLQGLTETASTSLANLITLLLGITISFSMRADAFVSLDTLLIMVIGLFAFIFDTIGGIMLAKLLNLFCKEKCNPMVGAAGISAFPMSARVVQKMALQEDPTNHLLMHAIGANVAGQIGSVVAGGVILNLIRMYL from the coding sequence ATGGATTTTTTATATCAAGGAATATTAAGTATTACTCTTCAGCAACTCGTAATGTATGGAATCGGTTTTTTGCTCATCTATCTTGCCATTAAAAAAGATTTCGAACCGGCACTTTTACTTCCAATGGGATTTGGTGCTATTTTGGTAAATCTTCCGTTTACTGGAGTAATCAATCAAAATATAAACGGAATCGGTCAGGTCACCGGAATTATAGAATGGTTATTCCATATCGGGATTGAATCTTCAGAGGCATTACCTTTGCTTTTGTTTATCGGAATCGGAGCAATGATTGATTTCGGTCCTCTTTTATCCAATCCGAAAATGCTATTATTTGGAGCTGCTGCTCAATTTGGAATCTTTTTTGCATTATCGCTATCTACACTTATGGGATTTGATTTAAAAGATGCTGCTTCTATCGGTATCATCGGTGCTGCCGATGGTCCAACCTCCATTTTGGTTTCACAAATACTGCATTCAAAATATGTAGGTGCAATTGCTGTAGCCGCCTATTCTTACATGGCACTTGTTCCGATTGTGCAACCATTTGCCATCAAACTTGTTACAACAAAAAAAGAACGCCGCATTCCCATGAAATACAATCCGAAACAAGTGAGTAGACAGACAAAAATTCTATTTCCAATCGTAGTTACAATTGTAGCAGGTATGGTTGCTCCCATGAGTGTTTCACTTGTCGGTTTTCTGATGTTTGGAAATTTAATTCGAGAATCGGGAGTATTACAAGGATTGACTGAAACAGCAAGCACTTCATTAGCAAACTTGATTACCTTATTACTTGGAATTACCATTTCTTTTTCTATGAGAGCTGATGCTTTTGTTTCGTTAGACACTCTATTGATTATGGTAATTGGTCTATTTGCCTTTATCTTCGATACCATCGGCGGGATTATGCTTGCAAAATTATTAAACCTCTTCTGCAAAGAAAAATGTAATCCCATGGTTGGTGCAGCAGGCATCTCAGCTTTTCCAATGTCTGCTCGTGTTGTACAGAAAATGGCACTTCAGGAAGATCCGACCAATCATTTACTTATGCACGCAATCGGTGCAAATGTAGCCGGTCAAATAGGCTCTGTTGTTGCAGGTGGAGTGATATTAAATCTGATTAGAATGTATTTATAG
- a CDS encoding YehR family lipoprotein has protein sequence MNKKIIFGIISMLFCAMILTGCQQEQTKTFTQTKNGITLQMEYTYKGDTVLQQKATNTMPYAIFPVENKEDIHFLLDRLSEPYQGIKGVEQSIDYQEEQAVETVMIDYGELDFDLAKGIDSIFTDGADSEKKVSMQAVEKWLLEKGFEEIK, from the coding sequence TTGAATAAAAAAATAATATTTGGAATCATATCTATGTTGTTTTGTGCAATGATATTGACAGGTTGCCAACAAGAACAAACGAAAACTTTTACACAGACTAAAAACGGGATTACCTTACAGATGGAATATACTTACAAAGGCGATACTGTTCTTCAACAAAAAGCAACAAATACTATGCCATATGCAATTTTTCCGGTTGAAAACAAAGAAGATATTCATTTCTTGTTAGACAGATTGTCAGAACCTTATCAAGGAATAAAAGGAGTGGAACAATCGATTGATTACCAAGAAGAACAAGCAGTGGAAACTGTGATGATAGATTATGGAGAGTTGGATTTTGATCTTGCGAAAGGAATTGACAGTATTTTTACGGATGGGGCAGATTCAGAGAAGAAAGTAAGCATGCAAGCTGTCGAAAAGTGGTTATTAGAAAAAGGCTTTGAAGAAATCAAGTAA